The genome window ttctagTTACTTGTGTTGCTCGTTTTACCTCGCATCTCATGGGCAGAAAGAACAGTCACGTGGAGTCCTGATGCTCCCTGTTGTTGGTCTGTGACTTGAGATCATAATCACTCAGGGTAGTTCTGTGATTCTTTTTTACCACAAGCAGGcccatttaggcctacaacccgTCACTGTTGtgaatttcaattaagaataaaattgtgaatttcaattaagaataaaattTTAAACTAtgcaagtgtcattttgtttgctttagtGTTTATGGCGTTGTATTGTTAGATGAGAGCTGCAGGAGAAACTAAGTAAATAAGCagaagaaatgttttttaaGGATTGGTCTGTGTCCGAGTAAACTAGTACTGCTCTTGAAAAAACTGCATTTTAAGAATCGATTAATAAGATGTCCTTGCATACCTGAAAATCATGCGTAGGTGTCTTTAAATTTCACCTTGGGTGGCATGAtgggggacaatgtcacaacctataatgGACACTAATAAATCATGTGAGCATTTGCACAAAGACTTGGTGGTAGATGCCACAgggagggacaatgtcacaacctgtgatgATGGTCCAGGGTAAAATTGATGTGGATGCATGAAATCTTGACCTCCTGGAGTGTACGTACTAAATGAGTAGTCCTTTGTGCACCCAATCTATTGCGATACTGATACTGCCATGAGGACGTGGAGTTATTGCTTGGTGGTCTTTTCTGAGAGGGAGGCCTAGCTCCTAGTCCATTGTCACAACCGCCGCCTGTCACAACCGCCGCCTCCTCCTTCTAAAGAAGATTCATAGGCGATATTTTTTTTTAGACTGGCAGCAAGTGAATAAAAATACGAGATTTATGCTTATTATTTACAAGCCAAGTACATGCAAGTATTGCTAAAGGGCCCATTAAGCATGCTCAATTTCACGGtaaataacataacataacataacataacataacataatttatttctctccaaaaaaccctttcgggtataagaggttacatgatttaacatttacatatggtggaccaagctgatgaattctttacaaaaactatgaatattgtctaagtttacccgggaacatttagtcataatgcgatggaaaaattcatgataaaaaacctgaggtaattcttttaagtttggaaacaaccttactcgcatgtgacggaaatacggacacgtaataaaataatgaagttcgtctcttacacaaacctggtcacaaagaccacaaatattttctgcagtttcatttctatacattctggttactgtttctgggaattttatagatccagtacgaaatttacaaatactgaccgtttgatataatggtaattttttaacatagggctccatattcaggttttgtttaaacattctataaattatacatctgaaatcgttatttacctcgtttctccatagttgttcacactggtctctcattatctgttcaactacaattttcagttctcgtagggacaaaacctcgggagtataccaaatttgagtgaggccacagccgtctagaacagttttcacacttttacaccagccttggtttaaataacccttgtctaaatgctccctagttatgttataaaagatataagcccatttatctgtttttccaattctgagtctgttccaaaaagataacattcgcacggctatgtgaatcttcaaagagtgtcgcccaagttctcccattaccattactgtaggagttcttaacggtaatcgtagcaaatatttgcaaaatttgacttgtacacggtccagcaactcggtgttttggttaccccacacctcactacTAGGCATAGGCAATAGTGTTGCTATCTAGCGGTAAAAATTAGAACTTTcagttttggacgaagatttcagttctattttctGCCACGAGACTGCGCCACCATCGCATAAGATAATTTGGCACAATGGGTGCTTGAATTGATAGTTTTCATGCACTTAGAAGATAATCTGTATCAAACACGAGATTTATTCTCATTATTTAGAAGCCAAGTACATGCAAGTATTGCTGAAGGGCCTATTAAGCATGCTCAATTTCACAGTAAATTGGCTTAGGCGATAGTGCTGCTGCCTAGCGGTAAAAAGAAGAACTGAAtgttttggacgaagatttcagttccattttctACCGCGAGCCTGCGCCACCATCGCATAAGATAATTCGACACAATGGGTGCTTGTATTGATAGTTTTCATGCATTAAGAAGATCATCTGCATCAAACCAGGGGCATTCGATAGAAATAGTCAAAACAGCTCCAGCACAGTCAGAAGCCATCTTCCCACAAAACGGACAGTTTGGCTCCATAGAAGACGACGACTCTTGATCTGAAAGGATTGGTAAGGAAGGATTAGATTTTCATCAGGCTTTGTTCGACGTACCCAGCTCAGCTGATACGACTATGTGGGGGTAAAACTACAACTATTCCTTGAGGCTGGATATAGGAGGCCTTCCGGTTACCCTTTGAATAATGCAGGTGCAGTGATAGATCTTCAAACATTTAGATAAACAACGCAGGAATTTCATTCACTCACTTTTATTGAATGTGAAGTCATACGAGGGGGATTATGTAGCACTATATACATTTGTGATCATCATATAAACAAAACAGGGGGtggtttaaatgaaatggccagggccattgtgctcacctcatgtggaggaaagatggataaagagcattgtattgtgtcatgtagtgttaggtttgatgtaggtccaagcaattacaatttccccaaaatggccaatttacagtacattcgacctctgtgaccttgcaaagtaggtcaaatcaaagaagacccgggtgacacatcgaatggttgttagaattagatgtacctatgatataaaattggtgccaatcgggcaagtcattactaggaattatggcattttgaagaatttaggatttggccccctccctggaggccaaacggcaaatcagatcgcaccaaacttcgatacctgagatcacctgaccaaggggtacatgtgtacttaatttgtgatcaatagtcattgcagttaagaaacgtgccatagttacggcctgacggcgaatttacgccatttgacctctgtgaccttgacaagaaggtcaaattaaaaacctgtgtgacatatactgtatggtggttagatgtacccatgatatcaaattggtggcaatcgggcaagaagttaaggaataatcacatttttaaggtttttggattttgccccctggtggtcaagtggtgaatcatattggaccaaacttcagtccctgagatcacctgactaagaggtaaatgtgtaccaaatttagtatgaatagtcattgcagtttagaaacgtgccatcgttacatcctaacggccaatttacaccatttgacctctgtgaccttgaaaaggaggtcaaatcaaaaacccggaggatatatgatgcacctttgctagaagtacctaccatatttttttcaaaatttcccgactactattaagggagatattgcatattttcacttttaacgtttggccccctggtggccaaaccatgaaacgaatcggaccgaaacttggtctccaaggtgtcattacataagggtacatgtgtaccaagtttcaactcaatagctctaacagttacgaaacgtgccctgctaacggacgacggacgacgacggacgacgacgacgacgacgacgacgacgacgacgacgacgacgacgacgacgacgacgacgacgacggacgacggacgccacggtatgggataagctcacctctgctaagaggtgagctaaaaatagaagCTAGTTCACTTGATTATATACCTGGTAATTACAGACGAATTAATAAGTTATGACCCAGTCCTTTTCATCAATAAAAGCTGATGGGTCAAATATACCCCCTTGGCATCAGGCAATTGATTCAGGCGCACGGTCGGGAGAAAATGAGGCAGGCAGAGTCCGAGCATCATTTATGTTTCTTATGTATTTGGATCTGTGTAAAATATACCAATGTATATCATCTTGATCGACTGCTGTATCCAATGTCACTACTGTGAAAACATGGCAACACTGACaaataattcttgctgacaaacaaaatattttcgcGAGCATGACCTACTCGCAAATTCGCGAAAAATATCCTGCACGCGAAATTTTGCTGTTCTAcagtattaaggacaccatcgagAGCGTACGCAGTGTCAACAGTGTACAAATATTAACTATGAAGATGCTAAAATGAACTTTTGTCTGCTTTACAGGTGGACTTTAAAGTGGTGAATTTCACAACAATTCATGAACCCATCAAGAAAACATGTTTGTATTAAAATACATAATAATATTATGTCTAGAATTTATAAATCATATCACAATATACACATGTTCATGGACAAAAGCTGCATTTAAAGAACTGAGGTATAAAAAAACTCAAGTGCAGTGCAGGTGCTGACCATATGTTACGTCTCATTCCAACCAGATAACTACTATGCTCGAGTTTCCGCAAGATTGGAAAATTGTGCATTTACATGTGTGAAGACGCAAGGACTTTTCACACGTATCACGTATTTATGTATCATGAATTAAACAGTTAAAATGTCAGACCTATGTCTTCAGAACAAGGGTTTTTTACACCAAGAAAGAAATTCTGTACGTAAAAAAATACGGAGGAAAATTCGAGTCCGTGATGGAGAAAACCCGTGTGACATAACCCACGGTCACCACCTGTGTACAATGCACAGATGAAAGTTTCAGAACTAGTCTATGAACCTGGTCCTACACCAACAGGAGCCCCGAGTTACCACATCATTTTTAAACAATTTCAGCTACATGTTTAGTATACACAAAGCGATATTGCAAATAAAAATACCACTCCGGTGACCCGGAAAAGGTCATCAGTAATCCTGCCGTCAAATCACTGGAATCCTATTTAATTTTGGCTTATATTTTAAGATTTCGCCCAAGATCACCAATACAGCGAACCTTGCATTACCAACCTTGCATTTTTTTGTCCCTTTTATACAAATTTCATTACATACATCACCGACGTACTGCGTGTCGGAGGTTTTGTTCATTATATGCAACGAGTCTGATTCATACAATTACTCTATtaagaacctccctattaagaacATGCTCAGGActgccaaatgctgtccttataaaggtgtcctgattacaggggTAAGATTGAACGGAAATTACCAACTTGGCCTGAAAatcagtgtctttaatagagaagCTGTcttgctaacagaggtgtccaccaAGGTAGTTTCAACTGTATAAAAAAGTTCATGATCATACAAACCTATTCAAGAACGCTCTTCAACGGTCTCAAAATTGTCCAAAATAGTACAATAATTTAAGAGATATCACTGTCCCTACTTTCTTTTCTTCAAATCCCTCGCGGCCTTCATGATGTAACCTTTTGATCGAATCACGCCTCGTCCCTTGATGACACATGAGTATCGCGCCGTCCATTGCGGTTCCCAGCCCTCGGCATCACGTGTCGTAAAGATAGCGCCGATCACCTTCTGGAAGGATTCAGTCTGCAGGATACCTGGAAAAACAATGGAAAACACCCATATGTTATAATGATTGAAGTTATTGGGAGGACATGGCACAACGTTTGGACATCAGCCTTGCGATCGGAACGTCCCTGGTTTGATACTCGGCCAGTGCCACTTTCTATCTCAGATATAACATTAACTATAAAGAGGTAATTCTTGATACATACTTTTGGGGTCATTGTGCGTGAGCAGTTGGATATCACTCTCCCCGGCGTATTTGACGAGGTCTGGCGGCATGACACAACACGAGGCAAGATTGACCTGGTTCACTGTAGGCTTCACctgaaaattgaagaaaatgtcatctaattcttatcatcaacatcttcagatacatttatgtacatatgTCCTGCGTTGTCGCTACAAATTTAGACAGGAACTTGAGTGTTATAGCCATGTAGAGAGGTAGAGATTGAGAAAGGGGTcaggttctccacagggttttctcaagaagTTTAGCGAGTGGGCAACACGAGAtggggtggccagcaatttatgGTAGGCAACCTTTGAAACCCTTTTACAAAATTCTCGAGCCATGTAGGGTCGCTCttacaaggtagggtggtatgCTGGGCCGCCCTGACTAATGGCCTTGCGGAGAGAACTGCTCTTGAATGTGGTGTTTTACCTGCCCTGGCATTGACATCCGACGCaaaggaacctcggtttaatgtctcattcgaaggactgtaaagagccaggaattttagttccttgaaagtaACACCTggtcatcaagaaatacaatccttggtTATCCCCAGTATTGAACCTGGGCCCTATAGTATGGTAACAAGacgtgttaaccactaggctaagAGGCTCCTAAAAGAGTGATGTCAAAGATGGCAAGTAGGGTTTAAACCAAGAACAAAAAGCATAGCGTGGGTACATGAAAATGTCGATTAGAGCGGGAGTTAATGTAGATATTGATATTATCTATTTTCACCACCGGAATGGCGATAGAACGACTGCAACTAAACAGAGTTAAAGATTATTGCAGCAATTAAAAACTCACCTGTGCCCAATCATGTAGTTGCTCTATCTGCACCTTGCTCATTTCGCTAACGCCAAGAAAGTACACTTTCTCCTCTTGAACAAACATCTCCATGGTCTCCCATATTGGTTTGATATCGTCCAGGCAAAACTGATCAGCATCGAGGATGTTCTCCGGGAAAGCTATAAGGATCGTCTCTATAATGCTGGTTTCCAACTCTCTAAACACTGAAACGGAGAAAAACTCAATTTGAGTATGTGGAAAATGTCTTGATCATTGAAAACAGAAATGGGAACACTTTTttcactacagtagaacctctctattaaggacacctctctattcaggagaatctctctattaaggacatcagttttggtcccaaattggctgtttccattcaatttgacctctctaatcaggacacctctctattaaggacagtagttgtcagtcccgatggtgtccttaatagggaggttctactgtacttggttTTATATATATTCCAGGCTAATGTGGATCGGCTTCAAGGATGTTCTCTGGAAAAGTGATCAGGACTGTTTCTATTATGCTGGTGTCTCACTCCTCGAAACGGAGATAAATTTGAGTAAGACTGCCCAAATGGGCGAGATGTTTTCATCATTGAAAACAGAAAGTATGAAAATTCACTGTGAATAAAAACTCCAAAATTGCTGTTACTGATATAAATGTACTCTCCATTTAAATCATAATTAACATTTGTCAacgatttgattcatgattaAAACATTTATTCAGAATGCCAACATATATTCAGCACTACTCGCAGACAATTGTGACTACAGGCAGCATATGAATAATTCAGCCCCTAACTTTATTAATAGAACAAGTTCTAGCTGACTGGTCATCTAGTGCGGTTCTCCACAGAGAATCTGTTCAGGCGTAGCAGCCAGACAGTAATTTTTTCATGGCTTCAGCACCCacacaaagaaaaaatgacccAGACAGATTCACGGAATCGGTAATGGTTTTCTGCTAGAGCACCCAGACAGATTTTACTGCCAACCTGGTCAAAACAGAAATGTAGTCTAAATTGTGTCAAAATATAGTTACAGCACCTGCTGAAGAAACATGGGGGTGAGAACTCTGCACTGATCAACAAAGCTGGTtgtaacaccctgtatactaaCCTGATTCTATGATTTCTTTAAGTAGTTCTGTATCACATCTCTGGAGGAAAATCTTCACTAAAAATGGAAAAAGATGGAAATTATGATCAGAAGCAGATACCGATATGATAATGGACCACTTTAGTTTCATAACTGGAATACTTTAGAATGCAAACTTTTGAATCACACAGACATATAGATCAGTGGCACAGTGGGTAGATGTAGACAACCTTCTGAAGAGAAACACTGTAAGATGGAGACAACCCTTTTCCTGCTGAGAGTCATCCTCTTGCAACCAGGGCCTACAACGTAACtgctccttacgcatgtttccgagagggagtaagtatgtatcgagtgaaatggcctgatattgatGGCAGAGCATACATATTGCTGCCTCACCTGTGAGTTTAAGGTCTCCTCTCTCTGTTGGGTTCAATGTCTCCACAAACTTCTCATTGGCACACACCAACTTGTCTTTATATTGCACTTCATTCACATCAATTCCTTCCTTCCATTTTGTTAGGGTCGAACTGATGCAATCTAGAAGCTGAAACAAATTACGAGATGGATGACGAGTGAAGATGTGACGAAATAAGACAGTTACAGATATGTATCAGTTTTCCTCTATCATAGATTATTatattatacagtagaacctccctattaaggacaccatcggaactgacaagtactgtccttaatagagaggtgtcctgattagagaggtcaaattgaatggaaacagccaatttgggaccaaaactggtgtccttaatagagaggttctcctggatagagaggtgtccttaatagagaggttctactgtattattatacagtggaacctcccttagcggacacctctctattaaggacaacctctcaataaaggacattagttttggtccaaaatgggttgtttccattcaatttcacctctcgattaaggacagcagttgtcagtcccgtgggtatCCTTACTACTGTATATACACTTGATTGGGAGCATCGTTTGCGAGGAAGTCACTACGTCTATGCCACCTTGCAGCATGAAAAAGTCAATTTCTGATAGTGATATGTGATAAAACGTAAAGACGTGACTCGCCTCGGTTTGGGCAGCGCTGGAAGGTAGTTAATGCTGTACAATAGTGAATAGTCAATCACTATAACTTATATTAAGCAAAATACTTAGTCTAGTGTAGTCCTACTTAATACTAACTAATAGTCTTAATCACTTAACAAAACTACAAACAATAAACCGTCATGATGCATGACTCGGCAGTTTCTGAACCAAGCAACCACATCTGCATGACTTGCATAGATTATCCAAATAAATAGGGCAAATCAAATGTTTCTTGGAAAAGTGCCACTGTACATTAATCAATGCACTACGAAGCACAGGCAATCCCTATCCAAAAACAACTTTTACACACCACTTTTCAGGAGGCTCCAAAACTTTTGTCATGGCCTGAATTTAATCAAAATTGATATGATTACGTACCTCTTCAGTAGGACCTTGAGAAGGCTTTTGTTTAAGGATGTTCCAGTTCACAATATTACCAGAATGAATGGAAATAGTGGAAGCTTTCGGGAAAACAGGTATCTCAGCAGCCattgttgtggttgtcgttaCGGTGATTCCACCTGAACCGGTATTCCACCTGAACCGGTTGGTTCTCCAAAGCCTGCCTTAAAGACAGACTATGTTCCTCAGGTCCTGCTTTTGATCACAGCttccagctacatgtatatctaaagGAGGAATCTGCGGCTGCAAAAACTACCCTGGTTCGGTCCTGGACACACTGATGCCTGATTTGAAGGGTGGTCAGTGAGGCAATTGTATCGTGAATAATCATGGACAGCAGCGTTAATTGAACAACATTTGTACAAACAGCTATCACAACAAATTAAACACATACATGGATTTCCTGGGTTGGTATTTTTTTAAGGGGGGAGGTTGTGGAAACTTTCTGATTTGTTGATTTATTGAAAGGCTGAAGTTGCACTGGTTTCCTGCAGAttccttaggaaaaatgtgtctcattttcaccatggtaaatccaccattcaccatggtaaactgacagtACCTCACCAAGGTGAGTTGGGGGTGGTGGAatacttcaccatagtgaacaTGGTATAATCTACAATCGCCATGGcgagcatggtaaactctgatttcaccatggtgaacgctgaatggtgaatctgagatctttttcatAACGGATACCAGATGCAACTTAGGCCCTTGTACACCCAGATCTCCAGTGTCTATTCATTATCAATGTAATGATTGAGACTTCTCCGTCTGAAAGCAAAAGTTAGGCTACCACACTGAGCGAACAACAGACAATAATATAAAAGGATCATTCAact of Lineus longissimus chromosome 17, tnLinLong1.2, whole genome shotgun sequence contains these proteins:
- the LOC135500932 gene encoding glutamate--cysteine ligase regulatory subunit-like; translated protein: MAAEIPVFPKASTISIHSGNIVNWNILKQKPSQGPTEELLDCISSTLTKWKEGIDVNEVQYKDKLVCANEKFVETLNPTERGDLKLTVKIFLQRCDTELLKEIIESVFRELETSIIETILIAFPENILDADQFCLDDIKPIWETMEMFVQEEKVYFLGVSEMSKVQIEQLHDWAQVKPTVNQVNLASCCVMPPDLVKYAGESDIQLLTHNDPKSILQTESFQKVIGAIFTTRDAEGWEPQWTARYSCVIKGRGVIRSKGYIMKAARDLKKRK